From the Musa acuminata AAA Group cultivar baxijiao chromosome BXJ1-2, Cavendish_Baxijiao_AAA, whole genome shotgun sequence genome, one window contains:
- the LOC103971022 gene encoding cytochrome P450 78A6-like, whose amino-acid sequence MGSSVENGWLVSLSLAAKCSELSAYPIRLLSLAIIVAVCWLATTLLHWAYPGGPAWGRYWWSRRKPWGLGKAIPGPRGLPLVGSMGLMSGLAHRKLAAVADAIPGARRLMALSLGDTRVVVTCDPGVARDILNSPDFADRPVKESAYGLMFHRAIGFAPYGAYWRTLRRIAATHLFSPKQVSALGCYRAEIAAQMVRALDGLAAEPVQVRRILKQASLNHVMRFVFGRKYELQGGSEETKELTSMVEEGYEVLGKLNWSDHLPVLTGIDLQRVRWCCSVLVPRVKRFVTRIIKEHRVERARDSEAAPRDFVDVLLSLQAPDRLSDPDMVAVLWEMIFRGTDTVAVLIEWVLARLVMHREVQARLQAELDAAVGTDRLVTGSEAFAAPPYVQAVIKETLRVHPPGPLLSWARMATSDARVGGGAHVVPAGTTAMVNMWAIARDPVTWPDPLRFEPARFLGPSAEFPVTGSDLRLAPFGAGRRSCPGKGLAMATVEMWVAALAHEFEWQPASAAGVDLSEVLRLSCEMAAPLTVRLRRRRLST is encoded by the exons ATGGGATCCTCCGTAGAAAACGGGTGGCTCGTGTCGCTTTCCCTGGCCGCCAAATGTAGTGAGCTTTCCGCCTACCCCATCCGCCTCCTCTCCCTTGCCATCATTGTTGCAGTTTGCTGGCTTGCGACTACCCTCCTCCACTGGGCCTACCCTGGAGGCCCTGCCTGGGGAAGGTACTGGTGGAGTAGGAGGAAGCCATGGGGCCTCGGCAAAGCCATCCCCGGGCCCCGCGGCCTCCCCCTTGTCGGCAGCATGGGCCTCATGTCCGGGCTCGCCCACCGGAAGCTCGCGGCTGTCGCGGACGCCATCCCCGGAGCCCGACGGCTCATGGCGCTCAGCCTCGGTGACACCCGGGTGGTCGTCACCTGCGATCCGGGCGTGGCCAGGGACATCCTCAACAGCCCCGACTTCGCGGACCGCCCGGTCAAGGAATCGGCCTACGGCCTCATGTTTCACCGTGCCATCGGCTTCGCGCCCTACGGCGCGTACTGGCGAACCCTGCGGAGGATCGCGGCCACCCACCTCTTCTCCCCTAAGCAGGTATCCGCTTTGGGGTGTTACCGTGCTGAGATAGCTGCCCAGATGGTGCGCGCCCTTGACGGCCTCGCAGCCGAGCCCGTCCAGGTCCGAAGGATCCTGAAGCAAGCCTCCCTCAACCACGTCATGCGGTTCGTCTTCGGGAGGAAGTACGAGCTCCAGGGGGGGAGCGAGGAGACGAAGGAGCTAACGAGCATGGTAGAAGAAGGCTACGAGGTCCTAGGGAAGCTCAACTGGTCGGACCATCTGCCAGTGCTCACCGGTATCGACCTGCAACGAGTCCGGTGGTGCTGCTCCGTGCTCGTCCCCCGAGTCAAGCGATTCGTAACCCGCATCATCAAGGAGCACCGGGTCGAGCGCGCGCGCGACTCGGAGGCGGCCCCCCGAGACTTCGTGGACGTTTTGCTGTCCTTGCAGGCCCCAGATAGGCTATCCGATCCCGACATGGTCGCCGTCCTCTGG GAGATGATATTTCGGGGTACGGACACCGTGGCAGTGCTGATAGAGTGGGTGTTGGCGAGGCTGGTGATGCACAGGGAGGTGCAGGCGAGGTTGCAGGCGGAGCTGGACGCGGCTGTCGGGACGGACCGTTTGGTGACGGGTTCCGAGGCGTTCGCAGCGCCGCCATACGTGCAGGCGGTGATCAAGGAGACGCTGCGGGTGCACCCGCCGGGCCCGCTGCTGTCGTGGGCGCGCATGGCGACGTCGGACGCGCGCGTCGGCGGCGGGGCCCATGTGGTGCCGGCGGGCACCACAGCCATGGTCAACATGTGGGCCATCGCGCGCGACCCTGTCACCTGGCCAGACCCGCTCCGGTTCGAGCCGGCCCGGTTCTTGGGCCCCTCGGCCGAGTTCCCGGTCACGGGTTCGGACCTGCGGCTGGCGCCGTTCGGGGCCGGGCGGCGAAGCTGCCCCGGGAAGGGGCTGGCAATGGCGACGGTCGAGATGTGGGTGGCGGCACTGGCGCACGAGTTCGAGTGGCAGCCGGCATCGGCGGCTGGCGTTGACCTCTCGGAGGTGCTGCGTCTGTCCTGCGAGATGGCGGCGCCACTGACGGTCAGGCTGCGGCGTCGCCGGCTGTCCACCTGA